The DNA region ATACCCTACTTCAACATCAGACACATTTATGTCACCACAGTTTGTATACTTAAAGTAGAGCGATCATGTTAAAAgcattaataattttaactATCGACACATATAAACGGTAGAATGGTAGAACTCACATGCGCGGCATTTTTCGTTGAAGCGCACCacaaagtggccaaaaaaatGGTCAATAAAAATGTCGATGTACGAGTATTTACTTAATTTCCATTCAACTTTCTGCTGCGGCGcacaataaaattcatttttttcatttgctcATCAATTTATGCACtcgtttttcatttgtatttattgtttgaaCTGTGGAAATATTACACAAATTGTAAATACAAGCTTACTGCACGAAAGTATTGATTTTTTAACATCGTTACGAGCTTCAGTAAGCGCCAGAAATTAAGGGGCAAAGTAAATGTGGATTCTAAATACTACTAAGTACTTTCCGTACATCTCttctataaattaattaataatgcaAATTGTAATCAAAAATTGTATATGCATACCAATACCCCTAATCTGCATGCAGAAATACCTCGCTTATTTACAATTCCGTTTATTGCAATCGAAGTGAACATGCAACGCGGTGCATTAACTCTATACAGGGTATCATAGCAGTTAGCTGTGTCCACGTCCAGTTCGATAAATTCATTGGTGTGTTTTCCATATTTTCCCCTTCACACAATCAACGTGCGTATTTCTCCTGGAATCGCTCGCTGATGAGCAGCAAAAAACTCTGCCGGCAATGTGGGCCATACAAACTGGCGCATTTGTGGAGCGAGTGGCCGGCGGTGAAGGCCTCCCGGTACTTGGGCTTGTGGGCAATCTCCGGATGCACGTAGCGCAGCATGATGCGGAAGATGTCGTGGAAGAGCGTCAAGCCCGGCGGAGCCAGCAGATGACGTGCCTCGCACAGGGTTCGCATCACACAGTAGTTGGGTTGGTAATTAAACCTGCAGGCAGAGAAATTAACTATATTATCAAGCATACTGAGGAAAAGGATCAGTGCTTACATGGTGGCCATCATGGATACCAGATCGAAGAGCATGCCGTTCGGATTCTGTGCCTCATTGATCACCCGTCTTCCCTGGCTCTCCAGTTCCCTTCTCAACCGGCGCGACATCGCCGATGGTCGGCAGTAGTAGGTGCCGTACATATCCTTGACCAGATGCGAGGCTGGACATCCCAGCTGCATCTGCTGCGAATAGGATTTGCGGCGACTCAGGGTGGGTATGCCTTGCGGGTAGGCGAAGTAGAAGGACTGTATGGGATCAGCGGGATTCAGCGGCACAATCACGGGTTGCGCTGGAAGGGAATTGGGATAAACAGGAGCACCAGGTGGCGccggtggtgctggtggtggcggcggaggtggcggaggaggaggcggtggcggtggtggaggtggaggtggtggtaTCACCTTCGGTTTGCCCACACGCCTGGGTATCCAATCTTCAATGGCAGCGGGAAGTTCGTAAAGACTCGTAATCTCTGCCAGCCACAGCAGTCCCCTAGGAATCGTGTCCAGAACCGCCTTTGCGCTATTGGCAGTGAACTGTGATCAGAAAAAATAAGTATGCGTCATTAGTTAAGCAGTATATGACTATTAACTCACCGTGATAGCGGATCCCAGTTCAAAGGTGAGCCAGCGCTTCTGGCGATGGAGCAGATGGATCTTCTCGTGCATGTAGGTCACGCCTCTGTTCCCGGAGTTGGACTTCAGCATTAGGGATGTAGTATCATTTCCTGCCGCAACTAAGGCCAGTAAAATGGCCAAAACCGCCACGCGTAACCATATTAAGCTTGCCATGGCGAAGCTGGCCAAGAACTGAGAAACCAGCCTGCTGCCGGAGCGACACTTAACTGCAGATTGAATAAGTAATGTTCCCATTTCGTTCGCGTGGCTATCCAATTTGGTCCGGAGCCGCTATTTGGTCAAGGCATTATGGTGTGGAAAGGGGTCACTTGGCCGAGCTCTAATTCAATTAACAAGTTGCCATTTTGATAGAACGCTGAGACAAAGAGCTGGAAATCAAAAGCCCAAATTATTGATTCAGTTGGAATTATGTCTGCGACTTGGCTGACACTCGTGTTCGCGTCATGGCTTTTGGGCGAATGCCAGAGCAGTTTGCCGGATGAATTTGCTTCGCCGGCGACAAGTCACGAAGCCGGCAAAGTCAACAATGTCACGCTGACTCCGCCAGGACTCGGCATCGTCGCTCAACAGGGGAAACAGGACTTCGATTTGGACCAGGACCCACTGACACCACATGCGGCCCCATCGTCGCAGCGGAAACTCTCGAGAGGCAAGCGCTTTGTGGCCTTTCCCCAGGGTTCATCAGCATCGGTGAGTCAACGAACCCTCGAACAATGGGCCACAAACCAcatgcacagaaaaaaataataatagaaaatataaaagcaaaagtaaaTGAATGGAAGCTTGAAACAAGAGCAAAAGTAAATGAATGAAAGCTGGAAGCAAGCAAAGAAGCTGAAATCTACTTAAATGATACTTCAACCTATttgaataaaacatttttgtgaccGTGTTCCAGGGCGCTGTCTGCCTGACCACCGGTGTCATTGGCAACCCCAACCTGCTGTACCTCAGTTTGGGCATCAATTGGGGCGTCGCCTACGACTTGCCCAATGTCACCTGGGTGCTGCAGAATGCCCACGGGTGGACCACAAAGAAGTCGGCCAAGGCGCAAATCAAGCGCAGACATCGACGTGAGCTCTATGGCCGCCTGGAGACAATGATAGACAGGTGAGTGGGCATAGGGATTCATAGATAGGGATTCATGGGTCAAAGGCACTTGACCAACTCAGGTCCATTTGGGTGTGAAAATAGAGGCAAAGCTGAGATTCCAAGGGCTCAAACTATTTGAAAGGCTCCCATGCAGACAAAGCATATTTAAAACGTATTGTATTCCCTGAATTGGCCTTACCAAAGTGTATGAACTCATCATAAAGTTTATCAAACAAAACATTAAAGTTCACTTCACTTGAgcaaataatacatatatttaaattactaGGTTTACAGCCTACTTTCAGTTAATAAAAGTAGTTTAGAGTATATAAAGAACTGTATAACTATAATTCAAATGTATCCTATCAATACAAATGATTTATTAGCACAATTAAGAAACGTAAATCATCTCAGCAGCAGTCTTGAATTACTCGCATAAATTCGCGCTGATTAATGACTTGTAGGGCTTTTTATTTGCGAAACGCACTGTAACCACCCACTCATATGTAGATACTTTGCATGGCTCAAGTGGCAGGACACCCCCCTGCTCTTCGTCCTGCCTTCGCTGCCAAAATCAGCCAAGTCAAGCCACTTGGCTTATCACGCACAGTGCGACCAAGGAAACTTCGCACCCAAAGTGGTCGTTGTCCCTACCAGACCACGCCCACCGCTCCCACCATCCCATAACGCCCACATAACCGCCCTACTCTGCGATGCGTGCTCAtggcataataataaaatgttggTATTTTATATTAGCATTTAAATTGGCTTTTTGTATGCTTCGGAAATAGTTTAATATCCGTAGAGGACCGTgagtcga from Drosophila santomea strain STO CAGO 1482 chromosome 3R, Prin_Dsan_1.1, whole genome shotgun sequence includes:
- the LOC120454317 gene encoding F-box only protein 11, with the protein product MASLIWLRVAVLAILLALVAAGNDTTSLMLKSNSGNRGVTYMHEKIHLLHRQKRWLTFELGSAITFTANSAKAVLDTIPRGLLWLAEITSLYELPAAIEDWIPRRVGKPKVIPPPPPPPPPPPPPPPPPPPPPAPPAPPGAPVYPNSLPAQPVIVPLNPADPIQSFYFAYPQGIPTLSRRKSYSQQMQLGCPASHLVKDMYGTYYCRPSAMSRRLRRELESQGRRVINEAQNPNGMLFDLVSMMATMFNYQPNYCVMRTLCEARHLLAPPGLTLFHDIFRIMLRYVHPEIAHKPKYREAFTAGHSLHKCASLYGPHCRQSFLLLISERFQEKYAR
- the LOC120453186 gene encoding uncharacterized protein LOC120453186 isoform X3: MSATWLTLVFASWLLGECQSSLPDEFASPATSHEAGKVNNVTLTPPGLGIVAQQGKQDFDLDQDPLTPHAAPSSQRKLSRGKRFVAFPQGSSASGAVCLTTGVIGNPNLLYLSLGINWGVAYDLPNVTWVLQNAHGWTTKKSAKAQIKRRHRRELYGRLETMIDSMGYNGRDCILRTLCESRQYFQRTKMSMVGEMLRTIFSLPKQRIFTRELHENADIVHYDQAYRNAHTDDCTQYNCHFSLLELAFGKYTTPPKNYYA